In Cercospora beticola chromosome 3, complete sequence, the following proteins share a genomic window:
- a CDS encoding uncharacterized protein (CAZy:AA5), protein MFRLNSITGFALATIASLSTTVTAENLGTWSSSIPFPLVPTAIAVLPSGKLLAWASGRKHTHSIGQFGLTWSATWDPKTGEISELLVNNTHHDMFCPGISTGFDGTIIVTGGSTAKKVSMHAEATNGFYEAPEMQIARAYQSQVTLTDGRIFTIGGSWSSIIIGPGSGEEGNKTGEIYDPATNEWTILEGCPADPMQTADREGAYRSDNHAWLMSWKDRSVFQAGPSMNMNWYYTSGQGSHAPAGTRDDTDAMCGVFQMYDATTGSIFTAGGAKDYEEAEAVDHAHIINIDSPSGEAKVRKLPSMNRARVFANAVTMPNGQIMILGGQAYSRPFSDFRAVTVPELFDPATEMFTLLPDPGIARGYHSTAALLPDGTIFSGGGGLCSQCAKEENHLDFQIYTPPYLLEKDGKTLAARPMITDVHSKTVRVGEEVRFKVQKPDRVKQGEVTAAMLRLGTATHSVDTDSRRVPLNDHAENEDGSRSYRLPSDAGVMLPGTYMLFAMVNGVPSEAVMIKVNP, encoded by the coding sequence ATGTTTCGGCTCAACAGCATAACAGGATTCGCCTTGGCGACAATAGCAAGCCTCAGTACCACAGTCACAGCAGAAAACCTCGGAACCTGGAGTAGCAGCATACCATTTCCGCTTGTACCGACAGCAATAGCGGTTCTGCCAAGTGGGAAGTTACTTGCCTGGGCTTCCGGACGAAAACATACACATAGCATCGGACAATTTGGCCTAACATGGTCAGCCACTTGGGACCCCAAGACTGGAGAGATCAGCGAGCTATTAGTGAACAACACTCACCATGACATGTTCTGTCCTGGTATCAGTACGGGGTTCGATGGTACAATTATTGTCACAGGAGGATCAACAGCGAAGAAAGTCAGCATGCATGCTGAAGCGACCAATGGGTTTTACGAAGCTCCAGAAATGCAAATTGCTCGCGCATATCAGTCACAAGTGACTTTGACAGATGGTCGAATATTCACCATCGGTGGATCATGGAGCAGTATCATCATTGGTCCCGGAtccggcgaagaaggcaacAAGACAGGCGAAATCTATGACCCTGCCACAAATGAGTGGACTATCTTGGAAGGCTGCCCAGCTGATCCAATGCAAACTGCTGATAGAGAAGGAGCATATCGTTCTGATAATCATGCTTGGCTGATGTCGTGGAAGGATCGCTCAGTCTTCCAGGCAGGACCAAGCATGAATATGAACTGGTACTACACAAGCGGGCAAGGCAGTCATGCTCCTGCTGGAACACGAGACGACACGGATGCAATGTGCGGAGTCTTTCAGATGTACGACGCGACTACCGGAAGCATCTTTACTGCAGGTGGTGCCAAAGAttacgaagaagcagaggccGTGGACCATGCCCACATTATCAACATCGATTCACCTAGTGGTGAAGCAAAGGTCCGAAAATTACCAAGCATGAATCGAGCTCGGGTTTTTGCAAATGCTGTCACGATGCCAAATGGTCAAATTATGATCTTGGGTGGACAAGCGTATTCCCGTCCGTTCAGCGATTTCCGAGCAGTTACAGTGCCCGAGCTCTTCGATCCTGCGACTGAGATGTTCACACTCCTTCCCGATCCGGGCATCGCTCGCGGGTACCATTCTACTGCTGCTCTCTTGCCTGATGGTACCATCTTCTCTGGCGGAGGCGGCCTCTGCAGCCAATGCGCAAAGGAAGAGAACCATCTCGACTTTCAGATATACACTCCTCCTTACCTGCTCGAGAAAGATGGGAAAACACTAGCCGCTCGTCCCATGATCACAGATGTACATTCAAAGACCGTTCGTGTGGGCGAAGAAGTGCGATTCAAAGTACAAAAGCCAGACCGCGTCAAGCAAGGCGAGGTTACTGCAGCCATGCTAAGACTCGGAACTGCAACGCATTCTGTCGATACGGACTCGAGAAGAGTGCCCTTGAACGACCATGCGGAGAACGAAGATGGTTCGAGGTCTTACCGATTACCATCTGATGCCGGCGTGATGTTGCCTGGGACATACATGTTGTTCGCTATGGTCAACGGCGTTCCTAGTGAGGCGGTTATGATCAAGGTGAATCCTTAG
- a CDS encoding uncharacterized protein (BUSCO:EOG09260AZM): protein MTTPNGYHKPHEQDGLHDDDRDSDLDLDLNELDPHPVTDRTPSHSRQPSSGRISHDFAARIPLRNLRFGGRRRPRNEDTEDLEALVGDDEDGPKPSTASSGASAYDDAPLLSQQNGGTRKFSQLGSNRFGDNRRPKGIWQYVPFMNRSTSIQLPAISEDEAEDDHDPASARNIAVGQKQPARFPANAISNAKYTPWSFLPRTLFNEFKFFFNMYFLLVALSQIIPALRIGYLSTYIAPLAFVLMITLSKEAFDDLSRRKRDREANSEPYRVLRFDSPGFSDTDASSKKRKIKSITEKKKKGKRRRVSAEDARLQQAEDEEYSTQNVDAPSSNVAEIIKPSAQLKVGDVIVLEKDQRVPADVVILKSFSAETVQTEAEPRQETVEEALVDMGENAAPVSPRLQRQSIQGVQLSNETTSSDPSGGGEAFIRTDQLDGETDWKLRLATPLAQTLPASEYLRLRVTAGKPDKRVNDFVGTIELEPKKHRAYDPHPEDGPEDVRATETKSTPLNIDNTAWANTVLASSTTVHAVVIYTGPQTRAALSTSASRSKTGLLELEINSLVKILCILTAALSFILVAIHGFKEHDGRKWYIATMRFLILFSTIVPISLRVNLDLGKSVYAWFIHHDTDIPGTVVRTSTIPEDLGRIEYLLSDKTGTLTRNEMELRKVHVGTVSYGGDAMEEVVGYVTQAFSAAEDAPAGALFSPSAGINSLSGATRTRREIGLRVRDLVLSLALCHNVTPTTEENDDGQPKVSYQASSPDEIAIVEWTESVGLRLQHRDRKSITLQYTGDDRTVVRVEVLNVFPFTSDSKRMGIIVRFIRSSGLSKDEDGEIVFYQKGADTVMTSIVAANDWLEEETGNMAREGLRTLVVGRKPLTAQQYSAFSDAYAEASLSLAGRDAAMALVVRQHLEHNLNLLGVTGVEDKLQPKVKPSLELLRNAGIKIWMLTGDKVETARCVAVSSKLVSRGQTIHTIAGLKRRDAALDALSTIQNQTNAALLIDGQSLGIYLQHHKDAFISIAVRLPAVIACRCSPTQKADIAHLIRAYTKKRIACIGDGGNDVSMIQAADVGVGIVGKEGKQASLAADFSIEQFAHLTKLLVWHGRNSYRRSAKLAQFVMHRGLIISICQTVFSIASKFEPIALYRDWLLVGYATIYTMMPVFSLTLDQDVDEGLANLYPELYKELTLGKSLSYKTFFIWLAISVYQGLIIQGGAELLVPSFSANNSAALANPDYTPINTPGFQKMVAVSYSVLIINELCMVAAEITTWHWIMIASIVSTSVIYLVSVPFLGEYFDLGFIWSLGFVWRFAAILGAALVPVWGGKVIRQYVKPESYRKVRG from the coding sequence ATGACCACGCCGAACGGATACCACAAGCCTCACGAACAGGACGGCCTCCATGATGACGATCGCGATTCGGATTTGGACCTCGACCTGAATGAGCTTGATCCGCATCCTGTCACCGACCGTACACCATCTCATTCGCGCCAGCCGAGTTCTGGTCGCATCAGCCATGACTTTGCTGCGCGAATACCTTTGCGAAATTTGCGCTTTGGAGGGCGACGGAGACCGCGCAACGAAGATACAGAAGATCTGGAAGCGCTGGTAggggacgatgaagatggaccGAAGCCGTCGACCGCCAGCTCAGGAGCGTCTGCATACGATGATGCGCCGCTGCTTTCACAGCAGAATGGAGGCACGCGGAAGTTCTCGCAGCTCGGATCCAACCGTTTTGGCGACAATCGCCGACCAAAAGGCATCTGGCAATATGTGCCTTTCATGAACCGATCAACCTCCATACAGCTGCCGGCAATAAGTGAAGACGAGGCCGAAGATGATCATGATCCAGCGAGCGCCAGAAATATTGCTGTGGGGCAGAAGCAACCGGCGCGGTTCCCAGCGAATGCCATATCGAATGCAAAATACACGCCCTGGTCGTTCTTGCCGAGAACACTCTTCAATGAGTTCAagttcttcttcaacatgtACTTCCTACTCGTCGCATTATCGCAAATCATTCCCGCACTCCGAATCGGCTACCTTTCGACGTACATCGCGCCTCTTGCCTTTGTACTCATGATCACCCTTAGTAAAGAGGCGTTCGACGATCTGAGTAGGAGGAAACGGGACAGAGAAGCCAACAGTGAGCCTTACAGAGTGCTGCGATTCGACAGTCCTGGCTTCTCCGATACGGACGCTAGCagcaagaaaaggaagatCAAGAGCATAacagagaaaaagaagaaagggaaGCGCAGAAGAGTGTCAGCAGAAGATGCAAGGCTACAGCAggccgaggacgaagagtacAGCACACAGAATGTAGACGCCCCTTCGTCAAACGTTGCTGAAATCATCAAACCATCGGCCCAGCTCAAGGTTGGTGATGTGATTGTGCTCGAGAAGGATCAAAGAGTGCCTGCAGATGTGGTCATCCTGAAGAGCTTCTCGGCAGAAACCGTTCAGACAGAGGCAGAACCTCGACAAGAGACGGTCGAAGAAGCGCTTGTGGATATGGGCGAGAACGCTGCACCTGTCAGCCCACGTCTACAACGTCAGTCTATTCAAGGTGTACAATTGAGCAACGAGACCACTTCATCCGATCCGAGTGGCGGAGGTGAAGCTTTCATTCGTACTGATCAGCTGGATGGAGAGACCGACTGGAAGCTGCGCCTGGCCACACCACTTGCGCAGACATTGCCCGCATCCGAGTATCTCAGGTTGCGAGTGACCGCCGGCAAACCAGACAAACGAGTCAATGACTTTGTGGGCACCATTGAACTGGAGCCAAAGAAGCACAGAGCTTACGACCCGCATCCAGAGGATGGGCCGGAAGACGTTCGGGCAACGGAGACCAAATCGACTCCTTTGAACATTGACAACACAGCGTGGGCAAATACAGTACTCGCCTCATCAACGACGGTACACGCCGTCGTCATATATACTGGGCCACAGACTCGTGCCGCGCtttcgacttctgcttcgcgTTCGAAAACAGGTCTCCTCGAATTGGAAATTAATAGCCTTGTCAAGATCCTTTGCATTTTGACCGCCGCCTTGAGCTTTATCTTGGTCGCCATTCACGGCTTCAAAGAACATGATGGCAGGAAGTGGTATATCGCTACCATGCGATTTTTAATCCTGTTCAGCACGATCGTGCCGATCTCTCTGCGTGTCAACCTCGACTTGGGCAAGAGCGTCTATGCCTGGTTCATCCATCACGACACGGACATACCAGGCACTGTCGTGCGAACGAGCACCATTCCTGAGGATCTCGGACGAATAGAGTATCTGTTGTCTGACAAGACCGGCACACTAACCCGGAATGAGATGGAACTGCGCAAAGTTCATGTTGGCACTGTCAGCTATGGCGGAGATGCcatggaagaagtcgtcggCTATGTCACGCAGGCCTTCTCGGCTGCAGAGGATGCACCCGCTGGCGCCTTGTTCAGTCCTTCAGCAGGCATCAATTCTTTGAGTGGTGCCACACGAACGCGACGAGAAATCGGATTGCGCGTCCGCGACCTCGTGCTGTCCTTGGCTCTATGCCACAACGTCACGCCAACCACCGAGGAAAACGACGATGGGCAGCCTAAGGTCTCGTACCAGGCATCTTCGCCAGACGAGATCGCGATCGTGGAGTGGACTGAGAGTGTTGGCCTACGCTTGCAGCACCGTGATCGCAAGTCAATCACACTGCAGTATACTGGCGATGACAGGACTGTGGTGCGTGTCGAAGTGCTTAATGTCTTCCCATTCACCAGCGACAGTAAACGCATGGGCATTATTGTCCGGTTCATTCGCAGTTCTGGCTTGAGCAaagacgaggatggcgagatcGTGTTCTACCAAAAAGGCGCTGACACAGTCATGACGTCCATCGTTGCTGCGAACGACTGGCTTGAGGAAGAGACGGGCAATATGGCGCGGGAGGGCTTGCGAACACTTGTTGTTGGTCGGAAGCCTCTGACTGCGCAGCAATATTCTGCCTTCTCGGATGCCTACGCAGAAGCCTCGCTCAGTCTTGCCGGACGAGACGCGGCCATGGCTTTGGTCGTAAGGCAGCACTTGGAACACAATCTCAATCTTCTTGGTGTGACTGGCGTGGAAGACAAGTTACAACCCAAAGTCAAGCCTTCGCTCGAGCTTCTCCGCAATGCCGGCATCAAGATCTGGATGTTGACGGGCGATAAGGTTGAGACAGCTCGATGCGTAGCGGTCTCGTCCAAGCTCGTTTCTCGTGGTCAGACCATTCACACCATTGCTGGGCTCAAACGTCGTGACGCCGCTCTCGACGCGCTGAGTACGATTCAGAACCAGACCAATGCTGCGCTCCTCATCGATGGACAGTCGTTGGGCATTTACCTACAACACCACAAGGATGCCTTCATCAGCATTGCTGTTCGCCTTCCTGCCGTCATAGCCTGTCGCTGCTCTCCCACACAGAAGGCAGATATCGCGCACCTCATCCGCGCCTATACCAAGAAGCGCATCGCCTGCATCGGCGACGGTGGCAACGATGTCTCCATGATCCAAGCTGCAGACGTCGGCGTGGGTATTGTGGGCAAGGAGGGCAAGCAAGCCTCTCTCGCGGCCGACTTCAGCATCGAACAATTCGCCCACCTCACCAAACTCCTCGTCTGGCACGGCCGCAACTCCTACCGCCGCAGCGCTAAACTGGCCCAATTCGTCATGCATCGTGgcctcatcatcagcatctgtCAAACCGTGTTCAGCATCGCCTCCAAATTCGAACCTATCGCCCTCTACCGCGATTGGCTCCTGGTCGGCTACGCCACAATATACACCATGATGCCCGTCTTCTCCCTGACACTGGACCAAGATGTCGATGAAGGTCTTGCGAACCTCTATCCCGAACTCTACAAAGAACTCACTCTTGGAAAGTCGCTCTCATATAAAACGTTCTTCATTTGGCTCGCTATATCCGTTTATCAAGGTCTGATCATACAAGGCGGCGCCGAGCTCCTCGTGCCCTCCTTTTCCGCCAACAATTCTGCCGCTTTGGCCAATCCGGATTACACTCCCATCAACACACCCGGTTTCCAGAAGATGGTCGCTGTGTCATACAGCGTTCTCATCATTAATGAATTGTGCATGGTGGCTGCGGAAATCACGACATGGCATTGGATTATGATTGCAAGCATCGTGAGCACAAGCGTAATTTATTTGGTGAGTGTACCATTTTTGGGCGAATATTTCGATCTCGGCTTCATATGGAGTTTGGGCTTCGTGTGGAGGTTTGCAGCGATTCTGGGAGCTGCATTGGTGCCTGTTTGGGGTGGTAAAGTTATCAGGCAGTACGTGAAGCCAGAGAGTTACAGGAAGGTGAGAGGATAG